The DNA segment aaaatcgTGACATATAAGTTTTATCTTGGTCTTCGGAGTCTTATTCTATAAAACTGATTCTTATAAACAACTCTTATCTACAAAACAAAACTCTTAGTGACTCATAAACAATTCCTCTTCGTATAAATTTAGGTATAGTATTTAACCCTTAACTTGGTAAGGTACATTAGACTGtacatacatttcaaaaaaaatttactggttaaataataatacttttttgttttgtttttattaaaaatattactaaataatttagaattagtagaaaaatattttcgttgttGCAACACTGAACAACACATGTCAAATTCAAAATGGCTTCGAAACAACAAAGTGTTGGCGGGACCCGGGTAAGTTTTTgcgttataaattactttttagctcaaaaactaataaaaaatggtgTGTTATTTGATCTAAAAACTATGTATTACTCAAAAAGTGGTTTTATGCGTTACTGTGTCAATTTTTATGGCCGATTTTGGTTGAAACAAATGTATGTACACTGCACTGCACGTTGCCAATAACGcactaaaatactaaaaatgaaCTATGGTAACCACGCTGTACATTGCTAAGTTTAcacagtttttgtttttcaacgaATCGgcagtttttgtttatttatttttttaccttctCATAAAAACTGTCTgctttgaacttttttttttctttttccgcCTGCAGAACTTACAACTAACTCGCGCCCATAAGATCTTGGCTTTGGTACCCGCTCAAAACGCATGCTCTGACGATAGTTCCACATCTGATGAGGAAGCAAATGCTTATATACCGCCTTCACCAGATACCTCTGATCCACCTTCAATAGCATCATCACTAAATTATCAATGGTTAAAAGCAGTATTTCGTCACAATGTATCTCTTGAAGAAAACTTATACAATCTCCATCAAACACAAATAGAGACAGTActggattattttatttcttttttctccTGACTTAATTACtgacattgtttataatacaaatttatatgcagTTGAACAACTAGGTCGATCTATTCAGCTGACAGAAGATGAGATTAAAAGCTTCCTGGCCATTCAAATCATGATGGGTATAGTACAGATGCCAGCTTATACTGACTATTGGGCAAGAAAAACAAGATACCCTCTCATTGCTGATCTTATGCCTCTCAAAAAGTATCAACAAATACGTCgatatattcattttgttgATAATACTTTGCAAGATTCAGACCGTTATTTCAAGATTCGCCCCCTAATGGAGAAAATACGCaaaaattttctgaaaattGAAGAAGAAGGAAAATATTCCATTGACGAGATGATGATACCTTATAAAGGTCGTAAAGCAGGTAAACGAAAGCagtacataaaaatgaaacctAAGAAATGGGGGTTTAAGAATTTTGTCCGTGCGGGTGTTTCGGGTATCATCTACGATTTTATTCTGTATGGTGGCGACGATACCTTTCGTGGACTGACTTTTTCAGAGAAAGAAGCTACAATTGGTTTAGGAGGTATGGTAGTGCTTGCATTGTGTCAAACTATAAAGAAAAAGCCGGCCATTGTGTATGCtgataacttttttatgtCGCCTGAACTAACATATATTCTGCGGGAAGAATACGGGATCCTTAGTCTAGGAACAATAAGGACTAATCGTCTCAGAGGCTGTCAAGAGTTATTGCCAACtgacaaacaattaaaaaagaagaaacGCGGTTCTAGCGCCCAGGTGGTTTGCAATAAGAATAAGTTGGCAGTCGTAAAGTGGAACGACAATAAAGTGGTTACACTTATTAGCACCTACATAGACTCGTACCCCTTAGAAACAATCAAACGATACGATAAGGATGAGAAAAAGAAAGTAGATGTAGAATGTCCTCAAGTGGTCAAACATTACAACAAACATATGGGAGGGGTCGATTTAGCAGATATGTTGATATCGTTATATAGAACTCCCTTCAAAAGTCACCGTTGGTACTTGGGAATATTTTCACAACTTGTtgatatgtgtataaataacGCTTGGCTCCTACATAGAAGAGATGGGAAGAAGACTTCATTGAAAGATTTCAGATTTGAATTGTTTGATGGGTTGTCTAAGTCTAATAGAATAGGAACAAACCAAAACGTTACAGACGATATAGGCGAGAATCTGAAAATCCATAAACCAGTCTCAGTCCGACCAACTGATAGCGTCAGATTTGATAACACAGGTCATCTTCCAGAAGCAGGTAATGAAACAATGCGTTGCAAATATTGTAAGAGTGGAAGAACATCTGTCtactgtataaaatgtaacgtacatttgtgttttgttgtgggaaaaataaaacgtaattgCTTTCGTAATTTtcacctaaaataataaagaataatttaaatatttcctcctttttttgaaataaatttataataacctgAATAATGTAATTCATTATGTCCTTGGTAGTGTACACCAAAAtgtacaaacaatttatttataatatttctgtaaaattgGCAGTGTACATTGTGATGTACTTAAGTTTTCTCGAAACCTAGGATacctagatttttatttttatttttctcaagttgtccattcataaattaaacaaaatttatcaataatttccttttttttcatatttttagttcTTGCCAAGTAAAGGGTTAATAAGACTGTtactcttataatattatattgttgagACTCATTCGTGAAATGTACGAGTATGTGGtttattttggaaattttatccacaaaattttcatatgttAAGAATTCCACCCCAATTATTGGGGGTACTTGGTAACTTATCTCCTGGGACTAGATACTTTCTATTTGGACAATCTAATCCTGTGACCTTGGAATGAATCCATAATACCACAGCCTTAAATTCAGGTAAAATAGGATTATTCTTGATCCGTGAATTGATTTCTTTTGatattaactaatttataatatgttggCACTTCATATATTCTTGTTTAGTTATGGGGGAGACCGAAattgatgtatatttataattaataatagagATATGACTGTACAACGGAATAGTCCTTAGAAATATCTatatgtttgattttttttttctttttaccaaaatattttgctttgcCATTccctctaaaatatttaaaaacaattttttattaaaaacaatttaaacacTGAATCGTAAatgaatttatagaaaaactgaacaaatatttaaattcttcgGGAAGTGCGCTTTTGAATTTCATTTGCCTACAATGCGCTTCTGTAGGTCTTGGTAGAGGTAAAGGTACGTTCTTATTTATCTGTTACGAACCCACActgttactttaatattacttaatttctgAATCACTAAAATTGTATAACTTAAAACGTGTCAGAAGTAATGTATGCTGGTAAATACGAATTTAAGGGAACAGTAGAGATAGttcaattaaattgttactCTATAAAAAGACGGTAGTAGTATAATTATTGTCAATCAAATACGCCTTTAAATTCtaggaaatttaatattttagagttGTTGTTTCGACTGTGgaacttttaaacatttacatgaataaatttcaagttatatttttaagataatgacatttttttttgtttgacatGGTAGGATTTAACGTTTACTCTACGCTTTGTCACAGTTGACAAAATATGACATTTTTGGTGCGTTCCGATCACATCGGCGTTTATTATACGACAGATGTGGCTGAAGCCTTAGGGCATTGCCATGCCACTTTATGTTAAACGGATTAGTTTgagaaaacttatttaattcacATTATTTTATGGAGTACTTATATTGTTGAGAGGCAATAACATTATTGATTAGAACGTATtccgaataattttattttatagaatagtACGTAAtctgaataatttattggaaGTAACTAATTAACTACTAATATCTCATAATAATAACGGATTGATTCTTGAAACTTGGTTTGGGacgttgttataaaaaaaatctcttagaACAAGGGATGACTATTCAATAGGGACTTACCCTTAGCCGCGTTACAATTCAGTAGCGAGCAGTTTTATGGTGGGGGTTTCTTTGAATAATGGAGCAGGCGGCGCGTGAAGAACTGAGGGATCGACCT comes from the Danaus plexippus chromosome 15, MEX_DaPlex, whole genome shotgun sequence genome and includes:
- the LOC133319234 gene encoding uncharacterized protein LOC133319234, whose translation is MASKQQSVGGTRNLQLTRAHKILALVPAQNACSDDSSTSDEEANAYIPPSPDTSDPPSIASSLNYQWLKAVFRHNVSLEENLYNLHQTQIETVLDYFISFFS
- the LOC133319235 gene encoding piggyBac transposable element-derived protein 2-like is translated as MGIVQMPAYTDYWARKTRYPLIADLMPLKKYQQIRRYIHFVDNTLQDSDRYFKIRPLMEKIRKNFLKIEEEGKYSIDEMMIPYKGRKAGKRKQYIKMKPKKWGFKNFVRAGVSGIIYDFILYGGDDTFRGLTFSEKEATIGLGGMVVLALCQTIKKKPAIVYADNFFMSPELTYILREEYGILSLGTIRTNRLRGCQELLPTDKQLKKKKRGSSAQVVCNKNKLAVVKWNDNKVVTLISTYIDSYPLETIKRYDKDEKKKVDVECPQVVKHYNKHMGGVDLADMLISLYRTPFKSHRWYLGIFSQLVDMCINNAWLLHRRDGKKTSLKDFRFELFDGLSKSNRIGTNQNVTDDIGENLKIHKPVSVRPTDSVRFDNTGHLPEAGNLYKTECHEMKRKIEFPPEIVLLSRVPDRREITRKLPSTCTSLLFWDMNYSYRGL